The proteins below come from a single Triticum aestivum cultivar Chinese Spring chromosome 5D, IWGSC CS RefSeq v2.1, whole genome shotgun sequence genomic window:
- the LOC123125300 gene encoding uncharacterized protein translates to MGDARRRRRRRRRKNSRRVPAREGDIEAIPGELLELVFLRLPSPAHLIRAACTCRRWRNVIAGDGGSFLRRFGSLPGASSDHVVGHYRVNERHGHPRPPGLNPVFVPSSSSSSPRADAVAARNLALDFLPRGEFGDCGWELADIRGGLLLLFHSELAPGILICDPLRRCFREIPRSAWFHGCHMLGAFLLDGEDEDAAAGISLTNFRVTCALFRFGDRNARACAFSSAGGGWTSGAARSSTPVCRDRELAPIYFAGSTKRVAYWTVGDNVVLALHKDNAELLAGVLLDDIEYAVLRDKRHATEYAYQLPWPPTIEACVT, encoded by the coding sequence ATGGgggacgcccgccgccgccgccgccgccgccgccgcaagaaTTCCCGGCGGGTACCCGCGCGGGAGGGAGATATTGAAGCCATTCCGGGCGAGCTTCTCGAGCTGGTGTTCCTGCGCCTCCCCTCGCCTGCCCACCTCATCCGTGCCGCGTGCACCTGCAGGCGATGGCGCAACGTAATCGCGGGCGACGGCGGCAGCTTCCTCCGCCGGTTCGGCTCTCTGCCCGGCGCGTCGTCCGACCACGTTGTCGGCCACTACCGCGTCAACGAGCGCCACGGCCACCCGCGTCCGCCTGGCCTTAACCCCGTATTCGtcccgtcctcctcctcttcctcgccgaGGGCGGACGCCGTCGCCGCTCGGAACCTCGCGCTCGACTTCCTCCCGCGGGGGGAGTTTGGCGATTGCGGCTGGGAGCTCGCCGACATCCGGGGCGGCCTGCTGCTCCTCTTCCACTCGGAGCTGGCGCCAGGCATCCTCATCTGCGATCCCCTGAGGCGATGCTTCAGGGAAATCCCTCGCTCGGCGTGGTTCCACGGCTGCCACATGCTGGGCGCTTTCCTCCTCGAcggcgaggacgaggacgcggccgCGGGCATCAGCCTGACAAACTTCAGGGTGACGTGCGCGCTCTTTCGCTTTGGGGACCGCAACGCCAGGGCCTGCGCCTTCTCGTCCGCCGGCGGCGGCTGGACCTCCGGCGCCGCACGTAGCAGCACACCAGTCTGCCGCGACAGGGAGTTGGCCCCCATCTATTTCGCAGGGAGCACCAAACGGGTCGCCTACTGGACGGTCGGAGACAACGTTGTTCTTGCTCTGCACAAGGACAACGCCGAGCTCCTCGCTGGTGTCCTGCTGGACGACATAGAGTACGCCGTGCTCCGGGACAAGCGACATGCCACGGAGTACGCATACCAGCTGCCATGGCCACCTACGATCGAAGCTTGCGTGACATAG